A genomic window from Fusarium falciforme chromosome 2, complete sequence includes:
- a CDS encoding HET domain-containing protein has translation MLCERCDQLRLGNLEKTHASYSSEGGKRVVDYRAVQDFAYSFVDRAPGFPSLEASEKVGYYDGEVNVRYRYLLQDAYIQGPKYPGALVVNVEPDDPSQQELGNVYVFSIHSHQECVQEWLQTIPWPERDALSEKSLEFINECLETPLRSEPETDKDFNPTRLLDLGEGENPIIRLIITKDIKTQLKYAALSYCWGPPEIAKHQSITTAESLSGRLKHISLEELSPVIQDTVRFCRGIRDPIRYLWVDALCIIQRDGQDWQTESGLMSLIYKNAFVTLCSLGSSSCKQSFLSRRLPTVTVDYQSPSEPNIKGSCSMVLRGEVKLPTAVEMIDDGIRCANLFQDLDIFTASWLTRGWTFQEFHLSKRRLFIGRAGTHFSWNGDSNTSTQSEDGISTIGPGLVSFVIDKDEWKATLEKLGEFWHKVLYEYRQRQLTNESDHLPALAGLARWVADSSGARYLAGIWDTHLRTGLMWSCTLDSPEKDVDQERPSLSHLLHNLRTKSLAPSWSPLSLRDGRNDFLPWSLAIPMDDGDAQFELLDVGIDVVDKVRNPFGAVRSGFLRLDGFFMSLDGTVFSRGGSNNDNTRRWNVRTESDGDYVAHALLDFTPTKEKVKMEKLGLLLTSSTRPETAWVQKEGLIIYPAEGTGDSAYRRVGVFVISGSDTKAEKKCVDIVERSERRTLTLI, from the exons ATGCTGTGCGAGAGATGCGACCAGCTTAGACTGGGCAACCTCGAAAAGACCCATGCGTCGTACTCATCCGAGGGTGGCAAGAGAGTTGTGGATTATCGCGCAGTTCAGGACTTTGCCTATTCCTTTGTGGACAGAGCTCCTGGCTTTCCATCCCTTGAGGCATCTGAGAAAGTAGGAT ACTACGATGGGGAGGTCAACGTCCGCTACAGATATCTGTTGCAGGATGCCTATATCCAGGGACCAAAATACCCTGGGGCGTTGGTAGTCAACGTTGAGCCTGATGACCCGTCTCAACAGGAACTTGGAAACGTATACGTGTTTTCAATCCATAGTCACCAAG AATGCGTCCAAGAATGGCTTCAAACCATTCCATGGCCCGAACGGGACGCGTTGTCGGAAAAGTCTCTCGAGTTCATCAATGAATGCCTGGAGACTCCACTTCGCTCCGAACCCGAGACCGACAAGGACTTTAACCCTACCCGCCTTCTCGACCTTGGGGAAGGGGAGAATCCGATCATCCGTCTCATCATCACTAAAGACATTAAGACGCAGTTAAAGTATGCGGCTTTGAGTTATTGCTGGGGCCCTCCCGAGATCGCGAAACATCAGTCCATTACTACGGCTGAGTCCCTGAGTGGCAGGTTAAAGCACATTTCGCTAGAAGAGCTTTCGCCGGTGATCCAGGATACCGTCAGATTCTGCAGAGGGATTCGAGATCCCATACGTTACCTCTGGGTTGATGCACTCTGCATTATCCAGCGCGACGGTCAAGATTGGCAGACTGAGAGTGGACTCATGAGTCTCATCTACAAGAACGCTTTTGTTACGCTCTGTTCCCTCGGCTCATCTTCATGCAAGCAGAGCTTCCTCTCAAGGCGACTGCCCACCGTAACTGTCGACTATCAATCTCCGTCCGAGCCCAATATCAAAGGCTCTTGCAGCATGGTCTTAAGGGGCGAGGTCAAACTCCCAACAGCCGTTGAGATgattgatgatggcatccgATGCGCCAATCTCTTTCAGGATCTCGACATTTTCACGGCCTCGTGGCTGACAAGAGGCTGGACGTTTCAAGAGTTCCACCTGTCTAAAAGGAGACTCTTTATCGGTCGAGCCGGCACGCACTTTTCGTGGAATGGCGACAGCAACACTTCAACACAGAGCGAAGACGGCATCTCAACCATTGGTCCGGGTCTTGTCTCGTTTGTGATAGACAAGGATGAGTGGAAAGCCACACTGGAAAAACTTGGAGAATTCTGGCACAAGGTCCTTTATGAGTATCGTCAGCGCCAGTTGACGAACGAATCAGATCATCTCCCTGCACTCGCAGGTCTTGCGAGATGGGTAGCAGACTCGAGTGGTGCACGCTATCTTGCTGGTATCTGGGATACTCACTTGAGAACTGGTCTCATGTGGAGTTGCACGTTGGACAGTCCTGAAAAAGATGTCGATCAAGAACGACCGAGCTTATCTCATCTCCTCCACAATCTGCGGACAAAGTCTTTGGCGCCTTCTTGGAGTCCCCTTTCCCTGAGAGATGGTAGAAACGATTTCTTGCCTTGGTCCTTAGCCATACCGATGGATGATGGGGATGCGCAATTCGAGCTGCTTGATGTCGGTATAGATGTCGTCGATAAAGTCCGCAACCCATTCGGCGCTGTACGCTCTGGATTTCTCAGACTCGACGGATTCTTCATGTCTCTGGATGGTACTGTCTTTTCACGTGGAGGTTCTAACAATGATAACACGAGGAGATGGAACGTTCGGACTGAATCGGATGGCGATTATGTGGCGCACGCTTTGCTGGATTTTACCCcgaccaaggagaagg TTAAGATGGAGAAACTCGGCTTGCTGCTAACTTCAAGTACCCGGCCAGAAACTGCATGGGTACAGAAAGAAGGCCTGATCATATATCCTGCAGAAGGCACAGGAGATAGCGCGTACAGACGAGTGGGTGTTTTCGTTATTAGCGGCTCGGATACAAAGGCGGAGAAGAAATGTGTTGATATTGTTGAGCGATCTGAGAGGAGGACTTTGACACTGATTTGA
- a CDS encoding HET domain-containing protein: MLWIDSLCIIQDDANVWDKESQKMGDVYQNAFVTIISASTHSCHESFLSSMRQGSVALAKSGPGDVCIKALRTAARGHYLRFNESYGEEVDPIDDRAWTLQERVLSNRAVVFTGAEVQWQCRTSKTCECGLPSEKTISEIIREQLSKANPGWDPNMAWEIFLAGDTYFPTTYIAPSFSWVSVVGPVRYKTYSLGPEPHWLACPVLQDIVHRTDDTFGGASEAYIDLKAVLLPARLSNVRGGQGFELHIDCIPNVRYITVEVDGLIKRIAQKDDLISTLRQFPTTPGGHQPGEEAFIDTPIHFMPLFTEGFNLNQTITWCLLLGSLSDNAGYERLGNATVYFKTATSDFDIREKEKQIIRIF, from the exons ATGCTATGGATTGATTCCCTGTGCATCATACAAGATGATGCGAACGTCTGGGACAAGGAATCTCAGAAAATGGGGGACGTGTATCAGAATGCTTTTGTTACCATCATTTCGGCATCAACGCATTCTTGCCACGAAAGTTTCCTAAGCAGCATGCGACAAGGCTCTGTTGCCTTGGCAAAGAGTGGTCCTGGAGATGTTTGCATCAAAGCGCTCAGAACAGCAGCACGAGGCCATTATCTTCGGTTCAACGAGTCATACGGCGAAGAAGTTGATCCTATCGACGATCGAGCATGGACGCTGCAAGAACGCGTCCTTTCCAACCGGGCCGTCGTCTTCACCGGGGCCGAGGTACAGTGGCAGTGCCGAACTTCCAAGACATGCGAATGCGGTCTTCCATCAGAGAAAACCATCTCCGAGATCATCAGAGAGCAGCTTTCCAAGGCGAACCCAGGTTGGGACCCCAACATGGCGTGGGAGATCTTCCTGGCCGG AGACACCTATTTTCCAACAACTTATATCGCGCCCAGTTTCTCATGGGTATCAGTGGTCGGCCCAGTGAGATACAAGACATACAGCCTCGGACCAGAGCCGCACTGGCTTGCTTGTCCGGTATTACAGGACATCGTTCATCGAACCGATGACACTTTCGGTGGTGCCTCTGAGGCCTACATTGATTTAAAAGCTGTTTTGCTTCCAGCCCGCCTTTCTAACGTGAGGGGCGGCCAAGGCTTCGAGCTGCATATTGACTGCATCCCAAACGTCCGCTATATTACGGTAGAGGTAGACGGCCTTATCAAGCGTATCGCCCAAAAGGACGACTTGATTTCTACTCTTCGGCAGTTTCCCACAACACCGGGTGGGCATCAGCCCGGAGAGGAGGCCTTCATCGACACTCCTATTCATTTCATGCCATTGTTTACTGAAGGCTTCAACCTTAATCAAACTATAACTTGGTGTCTCTTATTGGGCTCTTTGTCAGATAATGCGGGGTATGAAAGATTAGGCAATGCTACCGTCTATTTCAAGACCGCAACTTCTGACTTTGATATACGTGAGAAAGAGAAACAAATTATCCGCATATTTTAG
- a CDS encoding Zn(2)-C6 fungal-type domain-containing protein: protein MESNQQQQQDHQGLPRRRQQRKACDVCRRRKVRCDIVLRPEGPCSVCEKSGLECRSTAKWATPRRGSTAPRRTREGSSPQASLPEPELGADESTDNHLSLLGPGGPSPTQGKNSEDAANSNGQEQLAREGLARFFKHGIGAAAWAVFASTKSFRIAYVGTAVSNLVHLVDLHRSFRQPYSSIRGGGNRPLSENTGPETNTSLEGPPQEGSSASDQWGGGKPLHYPYPPIRQIKSWKPSADIWGTTTQDLATEVASFPAQQVRDALVLAYFEHIHPFLPIVSMPEFIASYRTPDKPPPLLLFQAVLMAGAHACSHPLVANNRHAVKHILFRRASMLYHMRHETDRIHLLQAAALFTWHVGDGDTVAGGPWYWSGIAVRIGCGLGAHRRSSQLPAIEMSQFRRCWWSVFVCEVFSALETGRPCAVRAEDIDQQPLCDDDITDTPGTAMSSTDPPEVRPDFLNRLVELAYIGLDIISLNSPSKDRHIDVNSIDARLGLWSLHSGISSVADDDDAWACHLRMHYNLILLHLHRNLYELSSQSICSAAAQAIVTSLEQLSSRDELRQCHFTAVGAVTAAGIQFAAEIRAAVASQTFLVAINALERLARLLRSAMLLAQYWPNAEAVHSVFEELHREYQTLVTQHLQGEQVMVPESPPDWNRLLGGEGLQPFTNFASDQDWMNISSWADLL from the exons ATGGAGTccaaccagcagcagcagcaagatcACCAGGGCCTGCCCCGGCGACGTCAACAACGCAAGGCCTGCGATGTCTGCCGTCGTCGCAAGGTCCGATGCGACATTGTGCTACGTCCCGAAGGCCCCTGCTCCGTCTGTGAAAAGTCAGGCTTGGAGTGTCG TTCAACGGCGAAATGGGCAACACCCCGTCGTGGATCTACTGCTCCGAGACGTACTCGCGAAGGCAGCTCTCCCCAGGCATCTCTGCCGGAACCGGAACTCGGAGCCGATGAATCCACAGACAATCATCTCTCGCTTCTCGGACCCGGGGGTCCCTCGCCGACACAAGGCAAGAATTCTGAGGATGCAGCCAATTCCAATGGTCAGGAGCAGCTTGCCCGTGAGGGTCTTGCACGCTTCTTCAAGCATGGTATTGGCGCTGCCGCCTGGGCTGTCTTTGCCTCCACAAAGAGCTTCCGCATAGCATATGTGGGTACAGCGGTGTCCAACCTCGTCCACCTGGTAGATCTACACCGTTCATTCCGTCAACCATATTCTTCAATCCGCGGAGGCGGAAATCGACCGCTCTCAGAAAACACCGGGCCTGAAACGAATACCTCACTCGAAGGACCGCCCCAAGAGGGAAGCTCTGCCAGTGACCAGTGGGGTGGTGGAAAACCTCTTCACTATCCATATCCCCCGATCCGACAGATCAAGTCATGGAAGCCCTCAGCGGATATCTGGGGGACGACAACGCAAGATCTGGCAACCGAGGTGGCATCCTTTCCCGCACAACAGGTCCGAGATGCTCTTGTGTTGGCCTACTTTGAACACATCCACCCTTTTCTTCCCATCGTCTCGATGCCCGAGTTCATAGCCAGCTACCGCACACCAGACAAGCCTCCACCATTGCTACTCTTCCAGGCCGTTCTCATGGCTGGAGCACATGCATGCTCTCATCCGCTTGTGGCCAATAATCGTCATGCAGTCAAACATATTCTGTTCCGACGGGCCAGTATGCTATACCACATGAGGCACGAAACGGATAGAATACATCTTCTACAAGCCGCCGCCCTATTCACTTGGCACGTCGGAGATGGAGACACTGTTGCTGGCGGACCATGGTACTGGTCAGGCATCGCGGTGCGCATTGGATGCGGTCTTGGCGCTCATCGACGGAGTTCCCAGCTTCCGGCTATAGAAATGTCGCAGTTTAGACGGTGTTGGTGGTCGGTATTTGTATGCGAGGTCTTTTCAGCACTGGAGACTGGAAGACCGTGTGCAGTTCGAGCCGAGGATATAGATCAGCAGCCTCTTTGCGACGACGATATAACCGACACTCCGGGTACGGCCATGTCGTCGACTGATCCCCCCGAGGTCCGCCCTGATTTTCTCAACCGCCTTGTTGAGTTGGCTTATATCGGTCTGGACATCATCTCTCTCAATTCACCTTCAAAAGACCGTCACATAGATGTCAACTCGATCGACGCCAGGCTTGGCCTTTGGTCTCTGCACTCTGGTATCTCTTCAGttgccgacgacgatgatgcctGGGCCTGTCATCTCCGCATGCACTATAACCTCATTCTCTTACACCTTCACCGAAACCTATACGAGCTAAGCAGCCAGTCCATCTGTTCAGCTGCTGCCCAAGCCATCGTCACGTCTTTGGAACAGCTAAGTTCCCGCGACGAGCTCCGCCAATGTCACTTCACTGCCGTGGGGGCCGTAACAGCAGCAGGCATACAATTTGCAGCCGAGATCCGTGCAGCGGTCGCTTCGCAAACCTTTTTAGTCGCCATCAATGCCCTGGAAAGATTAGCTCGGCTACTCAGGTCGGCCATGCTCCTGGCACAATACTGGCCCAATGCAGAAGCCGTGCATAGCGTGTTTGAGGAACTTCACCGCGAATATCAGACGCTTGTGACTCAACATCTGCAGGGCGAGCAGGTCATGGTTCCAGAGAGTCCGCCGGATTGGAATAGGTTGCTAGGAGGCGAAGGACTGCAGCCGTTTACAAACTTTGCTTCGGATCAGGACTGGATGAATATCAGCAGCTGGGCGGACTTATTGTAG
- a CDS encoding Amidase, with the protein MRTHQSSWEARAAAKRAATLAKIPPPWRLAPEDLERASGQRDLTGSFINGLLDTQTVSITSLDSLPILESISSGKLSAVEVITAFCKTAAVAHQINNCLHEIFFDAALDRAKYLDDYYAKNNKTVGPLHGLPISLKDQFHVKGVDTTMGYVGWVGSNLGISEPKQIHKVESQIVTELLSLGAVLFCKTSLPQTLLFGETKNNLIGQTLNPHNQNLSCGGSSGGEGALMALRGSSLGVGTDIGGSVRIPAGFCGVFSIKPTPERLSYRDVANTNPGQNTYRSTVGFLGTSLDALELLLKSVLSKKPWERDPSVVPIPFRQEVIDSYSSRVDERGHVKSTAKPLKIGFLWTDGVVGPHPPVLRGLRIVHDALKNLGHKVVDWEPPSQATAKRVHVSFLMADGAYDIHQHLDLSGEPLIPDLRQSFQLRQPIGLLEYQDLTLQGLAYEREYSDYWNSTADADGQEVDVVIMPVAPHAAVIPGKYYHTAYTEAINLMNYSAAVIPVMQADERIDVFDDSYEPVGDMDKLNWQSYAPAVYHGAPVGVQVVARKFEEEKALAIARIVYTAIQSTDAF; encoded by the exons ATGAGAACGCATCAATCGTCGTGGGAGGCTCGCGCTGCTGCGAAGCGAGCTGCGACCCTCGCAAAGATCCCGCCGCCGTGGAGACTTGCGCCCGAAGACTTGGAGCGAGCCAGCGGGCAGCGCGACCTTACCGGCTCCTTCATCAACGGGCTCCTGGACACGCAGACTGTTTCCATCACATCTTTGGATAGCTTACCGATACTCGAGTCCATCAGCAGTGGAAAGCTGTCTGCGGTCGAGGTTATAACTGCCTTCTGCAAGACGGCGGCCGTTGCCCATCAAATC AACAATTGCCTCCACGAAATCTTCTTTGACGCAGCGCTCGATCGAGCCAAGTACTTGGACGACTACTACGCCAAAAACAACAAGACGGTTGGGCCACTTCATGGCCTCCCTATCAGCCTCAAAGACCAGTTCCATGTCAAGGGCGTCGACACTACGATGGGCTATGTAGGTTGGGTCGGAAGCAATCTCGGCATCTCAGAGCCAAAGCAGATCCACAAAGTCGAGAGCCAGATTGTCACGGAGTTACTATCATTGGGAGCAGTCTTGTTCTGCAAGACCAGCCTCCCCCAGACACTTCTCTTCGGCGAGACCAAGAACAACCTCATCGGACAGACACTGAATCCTCACAACCAGAACCTTTCCTGTGGGGGCTCTTCTGGAGGCGAAGGTGCACTGATGGCTCTCCGCGGGAGTTCTCTCGGAGTCGGCACCGACATTGGGGGCTCGGTTCGTATCCCTGCTGGCTTTTGCGGCGTCTTTTCCATCAAGCCGACCCCGGAGCGCCTATCGTACCGCGACGTGGCGAATACAAACCCTGGTCAAAATACTTACCGTTCGACTGTTGGATTCCTTGGAACGTCGCTAGATGCGCTGGAGCTTCTCTTGAAATCCGTTCTCAGCAAGAAACCATGGGAGCGTGACCCTTCGGTGGTGCCGATTCCTTTTCGCCAGGAAGTGATTGACTCGTACTCATCTCGGGTAGACGAGCGAGGCCATGTCAAGTCAACTGCAAAGCCTTTAAAGATAGGTTTCTTGTGGACAGACGGTGTTGTTGGACCCCACCCCCCTGTTCTCCGAGGTCTGCGAATTGTTCACGATGCCCTCAAGAACCTTGGCCACAAG GTAGTAGATTGGGAACCACCATCACAAGCGACAGCCAAGAGAGTTCAT GTATCTTTTCTCATGGCTGATGGTGCCTACGACATCCATCAACATCTCGACCTGTCAGGAGAGCCCTTGATTCCGGACCTAAGGCAGTCCTTTCAGCTTCGGCAACCAATTGGACTGCTGGAGTACCAAGATTTAACCCTCCAAGGCCTTGCCTACGAGCGCGAGTACTCTGACTACTGGAATTCTACTGCAGATGCAGATG gccaagaagttGACGTGGTGATTATGCCTGTTGCTCCCCATGCAGCCGTGATTCCGGGAAAATACTACCATACCG CATACACCGAGGCAATAAATCTGATGAACTATTCGGCCGCGGTGATCCCTGTGATGCAAGCTGACGAGAGGATTGACGTCTTTGACGATTCTTACGAGCCAGTGGGAGATATGGACAAGCTCAACTGGCAATCCT ATGCCCCAGCCGTCTATCATGGGGCACCTGTCGGTGTCCAGGTTGTGGCGAGAAagtttgaggaggagaaggcccTGGCGATCGCTAGAATTGTATACACTGCTATTCAGAGCACCGATGCCTTTTGA